The Cohnella abietis genome has a segment encoding these proteins:
- a CDS encoding ATP-binding cassette domain-containing protein has protein sequence MLTNGQELLILDEPTFGQDRRHAVELMGMLKELQNEGRTILMITHDMTLVAEYADHAAVLSGGELLATGTVNQLFTDHELMHKAGLKPPPVAILSHLLIDESSLRNDFPIFTAEGWVRHWLKASAAFREGVHY, from the coding sequence ATGCTCACCAACGGGCAAGAGCTTCTTATACTCGATGAACCGACATTTGGACAGGACAGACGTCATGCTGTGGAGTTAATGGGAATGCTCAAAGAACTGCAGAACGAAGGCCGAACGATTCTTATGATTACACACGATATGACCTTAGTCGCTGAGTATGCAGATCATGCCGCTGTTCTATCCGGTGGAGAGCTGCTTGCAACTGGAACAGTTAATCAGCTCTTTACAGATCATGAGCTTATGCACAAAGCAGGATTGAAGCCTCCTCCTGTTGCGATACTATCCCATCTTCTTATTGATGAAAGCTCTCTTAGGAACGACTTTCCGATATTCACAGCGGAAGGGTGGGTGCGGCATTGGCTGAAAGCATCAGCTGCATTTAGAGAAGGAGTGCATTACTGA
- a CDS encoding ABC transporter ATP-binding protein has protein sequence MHKPKSAAEGKPWIIELESFSFTYPGDDSLSDNGMSLQIKEGETVLLLGPSGSGKSTLALGLCGLIPHAVAGKMSGVVRIAGLDTRETEPGELARVVGTVFQYPDAQTVMMTVEDEIAFGLENIGVPRVEMEKRIREALKTVGLTVQGNQPVDQLSGGQKQRLTLSSVLAMEPDVLVLDEPTANLDPAGTAEVFHTLRRLKASGHYTIVLIEHKLDDLVDLVDRVIVIDKNGELVCSGAPESIFYDWAAELESLGVWFPQAVEIARKLQLAGVPIESKVLSMKQLAEALRGFEHSPRVGGEWNDAQEKSPDTSELDVTSTALHSHSSPPLLDIRPVGPPGRSAGWLRPIELQVRRGEFWAIVGENGAGKTTLARHIIGLLPVRPGVIFIDGNDAAVYPVYELARRIGFVFQNPEHQFVTERVWDEIAFSLKGMGLPEEEISTRVNHLLERFGLKGYADAHPFCLSHGQK, from the coding sequence ATGCACAAGCCTAAATCAGCTGCGGAAGGAAAGCCCTGGATAATTGAATTGGAAAGCTTCTCGTTTACTTATCCAGGAGACGATAGCTTGTCGGACAACGGAATGAGCCTGCAGATTAAGGAAGGCGAGACTGTTCTGCTGCTCGGTCCCTCCGGTTCAGGGAAAAGCACACTAGCACTTGGCTTATGTGGTCTTATCCCACATGCAGTTGCAGGAAAGATGAGTGGTGTTGTACGCATAGCCGGTCTAGATACCAGGGAGACAGAGCCGGGCGAACTGGCAAGAGTAGTGGGTACAGTGTTCCAGTATCCAGATGCGCAGACGGTTATGATGACAGTTGAGGATGAGATTGCATTTGGACTGGAGAACATTGGTGTTCCCCGAGTAGAAATGGAAAAGCGCATAAGAGAAGCACTGAAGACAGTAGGGTTAACCGTGCAAGGAAATCAGCCTGTTGATCAGCTCTCTGGCGGTCAGAAGCAGCGGCTTACGCTGTCTTCTGTTCTCGCTATGGAGCCAGATGTGCTTGTGCTTGATGAACCGACGGCTAATTTAGATCCAGCGGGAACGGCAGAAGTATTTCATACACTTCGCCGATTGAAGGCGTCCGGACATTATACAATCGTGCTAATCGAGCACAAGCTGGATGATTTGGTCGACCTTGTGGATCGTGTCATTGTTATCGATAAGAATGGAGAGCTGGTATGCAGTGGAGCACCGGAATCCATTTTCTATGATTGGGCAGCTGAGCTGGAGAGCCTGGGGGTATGGTTTCCACAGGCGGTGGAAATAGCACGCAAGCTTCAACTAGCGGGCGTCCCCATTGAGAGCAAGGTGCTTTCGATGAAGCAGCTTGCTGAAGCACTGCGAGGTTTCGAGCATTCCCCGCGTGTTGGTGGAGAGTGGAATGATGCTCAGGAAAAGAGTCCTGATACTTCTGAGTTAGATGTTACCTCAACAGCTCTCCATTCCCATTCCTCACCGCCTTTGCTTGATATTCGACCTGTTGGACCTCCGGGACGAAGTGCTGGATGGCTACGGCCAATAGAGCTGCAAGTACGGAGAGGAGAGTTCTGGGCAATTGTCGGAGAAAATGGTGCAGGGAAAACGACGCTAGCACGCCATATTATAGGCTTACTGCCTGTACGTCCGGGAGTCATCTTTATTGATGGAAATGATGCAGCGGTTTATCCCGTCTATGAGCTTGCCCGTCGCATAGGTTTTGTTTTCCAAAACCCCGAGCATCAGTTCGTGACAGAACGGGTCTGGGATGAAATAGCTTTCAGCTTAAAGGGAATGGGATTACCTGAGGAGGAGATATCGACTCGAGTGAACCACTTGCTCGAGCGATTCGGATTAAAGGGTTATGCAGATGCACATCCATTCTGCCTGAGTCACGGCCAGAAATGA
- a CDS encoding ECF transporter S component codes for MSDYKVTLQATTAFPQKKRRWKTKDILVAGMIAVVFAFVQIGATYAFMAMSSSVGPAYARLLNGFWFMSGFMALSIIRKPGIGFVAQAIAGLVMTPLTPFGIMILVGTLLNGLLIEMVFFLTRYKRYTYAVMIIGMGVLSLLYTLFEYGPSGYGGLAFPVQIGILTASVISGAIGGWLCKKLTDSLVKTGMLSGYSNAQA; via the coding sequence ATGAGTGATTACAAGGTTACATTACAAGCCACGACGGCTTTTCCGCAAAAGAAAAGACGTTGGAAAACAAAGGATATTCTAGTTGCTGGTATGATCGCGGTAGTGTTCGCTTTTGTACAAATTGGTGCTACTTATGCGTTCATGGCTATGTCTTCGTCGGTAGGTCCGGCTTATGCCCGACTTCTGAACGGCTTCTGGTTTATGTCTGGATTCATGGCTCTGTCGATTATCCGTAAACCTGGCATCGGATTCGTAGCACAGGCGATTGCTGGTCTTGTGATGACACCGCTCACCCCATTTGGAATTATGATTTTAGTAGGGACGCTGCTTAATGGTTTACTTATTGAAATGGTATTTTTCCTTACTCGATACAAACGTTATACGTACGCTGTCATGATCATTGGAATGGGTGTACTCAGTCTCTTATATACGCTCTTTGAATATGGTCCTTCGGGCTATGGGGGTCTAGCTTTTCCCGTCCAGATCGGTATTCTTACTGCTAGTGTGATCAGTGGCGCAATAGGCGGTTGGTTATGCAAGAAGCTAACAGATTCACTTGTCAAAACAGGGATGCTGTCGGGATATTCTAATGCACAAGCCTAA
- a CDS encoding metal ABC transporter permease: MSTFWIILTGALVASTCGIVGCFLVLRKMAMIGDAISHSVLPGIVIAFLISGSRGSLFMLLGAAVLGLITVFLIQLFHQSGVQSDASIGVVFTALFAVGVVLVSIYTKHIDLDLDCVLYGEIAYVPWNTIHVAGIDIGPKAVWGVGLALLLSIVVISVFYKQFKLCSFDPAMAAAVGIPVALFHYLLMGLVSVSTVASFESVGAILVVGMLVVPPATAYLLTDKLGRMIAYSVVIGCCSSIIGYYVAYLLDASIAGSMISVAGVLFLIALFFSPTQGVLFRKFKQRQLI; this comes from the coding sequence ATGAGTACATTTTGGATTATTTTAACCGGCGCACTTGTTGCAAGCACCTGCGGAATTGTGGGTTGTTTCCTCGTACTGAGGAAAATGGCGATGATTGGGGATGCGATAAGTCATTCTGTGCTACCGGGCATTGTGATCGCCTTTCTGATTAGCGGATCGAGGGGCTCCTTGTTTATGCTGCTCGGCGCAGCAGTGCTTGGACTAATTACGGTTTTTCTGATTCAACTGTTCCATCAAAGCGGCGTTCAATCAGATGCTTCGATAGGCGTCGTATTCACTGCGCTTTTTGCTGTTGGAGTCGTTCTAGTCAGTATATATACGAAACATATTGATCTAGATCTCGATTGTGTGCTCTATGGAGAGATCGCCTATGTGCCTTGGAATACAATCCATGTGGCGGGAATCGATATTGGACCAAAAGCGGTTTGGGGGGTTGGACTAGCGTTGCTCCTCAGCATTGTTGTTATTTCTGTTTTTTACAAGCAGTTTAAGCTGTGCTCTTTTGATCCAGCGATGGCTGCGGCAGTGGGAATTCCGGTGGCCCTATTTCACTACTTGCTTATGGGACTCGTTTCCGTCAGCACAGTTGCTTCTTTCGAAAGCGTTGGGGCGATTCTCGTTGTCGGTATGTTAGTTGTTCCCCCGGCTACAGCGTATTTGCTTACGGATAAATTAGGTCGGATGATCGCTTATAGTGTTGTGATTGGCTGCTGCAGCTCCATCATTGGATATTATGTAGCCTATTTACTGGATGCTTCAATTGCGGGAAGTATGATTAGTGTCGCTGGCGTTTTATTCTTAATTGCTCTATTCTTTTCACCGACGCAAGGCGTATTATTTCGCAAGTTCAAGCAGAGACAATTGATCTAG
- a CDS encoding metal ABC transporter permease, whose protein sequence is MFEWLKVFQDPNVQWILFGCMLLGVSSGVIGSFAYLRKQALMGDALSHAALPGVCIAFMLSGSKSIFFFLIGAAAAGIVATFGIGFITRNTRIKQDSALAIVLSTFFGLGIVLLTQIQHSGNGNQSGLDKFLFGQAATMMLSDVIIIAVISIVLISICALLFKEFKLLSFDPGFARGIGYPVAFLDQLIMFLIVVAVVVGIQAVGVVLMAALLITPAVTARYWTEKLGLMVVLSGLFGAISGLVGTFISAHGRNLPTGPLIVLVATAIFVITVIAAPRRGVLSKMMLRASVRKQVRQEQTMLQSDRREKAL, encoded by the coding sequence ATGTTCGAGTGGTTAAAAGTATTTCAGGACCCCAATGTGCAATGGATTCTCTTCGGCTGCATGCTGCTCGGTGTGAGCAGTGGAGTGATAGGAAGCTTCGCCTATTTACGTAAACAGGCCTTGATGGGTGACGCCTTATCGCATGCCGCCCTTCCCGGTGTTTGTATCGCCTTCATGCTGAGCGGATCAAAATCAATTTTTTTCTTTCTGATTGGCGCAGCAGCCGCTGGTATTGTGGCAACCTTCGGTATTGGCTTTATTACACGTAACACAAGGATTAAACAGGACTCTGCCTTGGCCATTGTACTTTCAACATTTTTTGGCCTCGGTATCGTCTTGCTCACACAAATTCAACATAGTGGAAATGGAAATCAGAGCGGTCTGGATAAATTCCTATTCGGTCAGGCCGCTACCATGATGCTATCTGATGTCATCATCATAGCCGTTATTTCAATCGTTTTAATTAGTATTTGTGCACTATTATTTAAAGAGTTTAAGCTACTCAGCTTTGATCCTGGATTTGCCCGCGGTATCGGTTATCCCGTTGCTTTCTTAGATCAGCTGATTATGTTTCTAATCGTAGTTGCGGTAGTTGTGGGCATTCAGGCCGTGGGTGTTGTGTTAATGGCCGCCCTTCTAATTACTCCAGCCGTAACGGCAAGGTACTGGACGGAAAAGCTTGGTCTTATGGTCGTGCTTTCCGGACTATTTGGCGCCATTAGTGGGCTAGTAGGCACTTTTATTAGCGCGCATGGAAGGAATTTACCAACCGGTCCGCTAATCGTGCTTGTCGCAACCGCCATCTTCGTCATTACGGTCATAGCAGCGCCACGTCGAGGTGTGTTATCCAAAATGATGTTGCGTGCTTCTGTCCGCAAACAAGTGAGGCAAGAGCAAACTATGCTTCAATCGGATCGGAGGGAGAAAGCGCTATGA
- a CDS encoding metal ABC transporter ATP-binding protein: protein MESKPLTIHNMSVAYQKKPVLRDISFEVPEGKLIGIVGPNGAGKSTLIKAALGLIPSLSGEVSIYGKPYAEQRKLVGYVPQRESVDWDFPTNALDVVMMGRYGHLGWFKRPGSSEKRIAMECLAKVGMSDFADRQISQLSGGQQQRIFLARALAQDAKLYFMDEPFVGVDAATEKAIITLLNELKMQGKTVLVVHHDLATVKEYFDWLMLLNVEIVAFGPTEQIFTADKLQQTYGGKLTMLDRGNQSSLIMSGS from the coding sequence ATGGAATCAAAACCTTTAACCATTCATAATATGTCGGTCGCCTATCAGAAAAAGCCGGTACTCCGAGACATTAGCTTTGAGGTGCCGGAAGGTAAACTAATTGGCATCGTTGGTCCAAACGGCGCAGGGAAATCAACATTGATTAAAGCTGCACTCGGGTTGATCCCCAGTCTGTCTGGCGAAGTATCCATCTATGGCAAACCATACGCGGAACAGCGTAAACTGGTCGGTTATGTTCCTCAGAGGGAATCCGTTGATTGGGATTTTCCGACGAATGCTCTTGATGTCGTAATGATGGGTCGTTATGGACACTTGGGTTGGTTTAAACGCCCGGGCAGCTCCGAAAAGAGAATCGCTATGGAATGTCTTGCGAAAGTCGGGATGTCGGATTTCGCTGATAGACAAATCAGTCAGCTTTCCGGGGGCCAGCAACAGCGAATCTTCCTTGCAAGAGCACTGGCTCAAGATGCGAAGCTATATTTTATGGATGAGCCCTTTGTCGGTGTCGATGCAGCCACGGAAAAAGCAATTATTACTCTACTTAATGAGTTAAAGATGCAAGGGAAAACGGTACTGGTTGTCCACCATGATCTAGCTACAGTCAAGGAATATTTCGATTGGCTCATGCTATTAAATGTAGAGATTGTTGCCTTTGGCCCTACGGAGCAAATTTTCACTGCGGACAAATTACAGCAAACGTACGGTGGGAAACTAACGATGCTCGATCGCGGTAACCAATCAAGCTTGATTATGAGCGGGAGCTGA
- a CDS encoding metal ABC transporter solute-binding protein, Zn/Mn family — translation MRFSTNIRFGSSVQRLFLTIVCIGCLAIMSACGTNNAPSGTEGKIKVTTTIGMISDVVEQVGREHVEVTGLMGAGVDPHLYKASQGDIKKLEKAEIIFYNGLHLEGKMVEILEKMAKKKTTVAVSDNIDRATLRTGAENGMDTEYDPHIWFNVKHWMKATESIRDTLIKQDPDHAADYTENAEAYLKLLQQLNDEVAEKVKTIPEKSRVLVTAHDAFGYFGDTYGLKVMALQGMSTASEAGTKDVTDLRDFLVENNIKAVFIESSVPRKAIDAVIQGAKQKGHELLIGGELFSDAMGEAGTTEGSYIGMVRHNVETIVNALT, via the coding sequence ATGAGATTCTCAACAAACATAAGATTCGGCAGCTCGGTTCAAAGGTTGTTTCTTACAATAGTATGTATAGGTTGCTTGGCCATCATGTCTGCATGTGGCACTAATAATGCCCCATCGGGTACTGAAGGAAAAATCAAAGTAACGACTACGATTGGAATGATATCCGATGTCGTAGAGCAAGTTGGTAGAGAGCACGTGGAAGTAACGGGACTTATGGGAGCAGGGGTAGACCCTCATTTGTACAAAGCGTCCCAAGGCGATATCAAAAAATTAGAGAAGGCAGAAATCATTTTTTATAATGGTCTGCATTTGGAAGGCAAAATGGTCGAAATTTTAGAGAAAATGGCCAAAAAGAAAACAACCGTTGCTGTATCAGACAACATCGACCGCGCTACGTTGAGAACCGGGGCTGAGAATGGAATGGATACCGAATACGATCCACACATTTGGTTTAATGTGAAGCACTGGATGAAGGCAACGGAATCCATTCGCGATACGCTCATCAAACAGGATCCAGATCATGCCGCAGATTACACAGAAAATGCCGAAGCCTACCTCAAGCTATTGCAGCAGCTTAATGATGAAGTTGCTGAGAAGGTCAAAACCATTCCGGAAAAAAGCCGCGTACTTGTGACGGCTCACGATGCATTTGGTTATTTCGGAGATACCTATGGTCTTAAAGTTATGGCGTTGCAAGGTATGAGCACAGCTTCTGAAGCTGGCACCAAGGATGTAACGGATTTGCGGGATTTTCTAGTCGAAAACAACATCAAAGCGGTATTTATCGAATCAAGTGTTCCTCGTAAAGCAATCGATGCCGTCATTCAGGGCGCCAAGCAAAAAGGGCATGAGTTGTTAATTGGCGGCGAGCTGTTCTCAGATGCCATGGGTGAAGCGGGAACAACGGAAGGTAGCTACATCGGAATGGTCCGCCACAACGTGGAAACGATCGTAAATGCTCTGACATAA
- a CDS encoding helix-turn-helix transcriptional regulator, whose translation MNDSIHDEFHDHYPRYLNILNALDAPIIDRIEIPELIGSGAITRTRLRPGMELVIADCHLNQKQKIRFQSDIPMIELSFWIKGNNDVTLSGKPLHIRDNHCQLAFMQHLDAEMYYSAGEPMLACEIRLEESVFIDLIETLGGDASLDIKRILANEPVRIYQQMIQPTEQLLVRQLLNCPYEPPLRKMYIEGKALELLAIYLQKCLFDNVSSTARRGKGLRRTDLDKIRAAADMLVARMDQPPSLLELSQLAEISDFKLKTGFKELYGTTVFGYLRDKRMEQALLLLETERVSVYEAAIATGYSNPSHFASVFREKYGVNPGQWGK comes from the coding sequence ATGAATGATTCGATACATGATGAATTTCATGATCACTATCCTCGGTATTTAAATATATTGAATGCGCTTGATGCTCCAATAATAGATCGAATTGAGATCCCCGAACTAATCGGTAGTGGGGCTATTACACGTACAAGGCTTCGTCCCGGAATGGAGCTAGTCATTGCAGATTGTCACCTAAATCAGAAACAGAAGATTCGCTTTCAATCCGATATCCCAATGATCGAATTGAGCTTCTGGATAAAAGGCAACAACGATGTTACTTTGTCTGGCAAGCCTCTTCATATCCGTGATAACCATTGCCAGCTTGCTTTCATGCAGCATTTGGATGCGGAGATGTATTATTCAGCTGGTGAGCCGATGCTAGCATGTGAAATTCGGCTGGAAGAATCGGTCTTTATTGATCTGATTGAGACATTAGGTGGAGATGCTAGTTTAGATATCAAGAGAATTCTGGCTAATGAACCAGTCCGAATTTATCAGCAAATGATTCAACCCACAGAGCAATTGCTTGTCCGACAATTGTTGAATTGTCCGTATGAGCCGCCTTTAAGGAAAATGTATATTGAGGGAAAAGCTCTGGAATTACTAGCGATTTATCTCCAAAAATGCTTGTTTGACAATGTTAGTTCAACCGCAAGACGCGGGAAGGGACTGCGCCGTACGGATTTAGATAAGATTCGCGCAGCTGCTGATATGCTTGTGGCTCGGATGGATCAGCCGCCTTCCTTGCTTGAATTATCCCAATTGGCCGAAATTAGTGATTTTAAGCTGAAAACAGGGTTTAAGGAGCTTTACGGTACGACGGTATTTGGTTATTTGCGCGACAAGCGAATGGAGCAGGCACTGCTTCTGCTGGAGACGGAGCGAGTTAGCGTATATGAGGCAGCCATTGCAACGGGCTATTCTAACCCGAGTCATTTCGCTTCCGTTTTCCGGGAGAAATATGGCGTCAACCCAGGGCAATGGGGAAAATGA
- a CDS encoding DUF3024 domain-containing protein, producing MLDAFTKKKLEKVLDKFIDRQIPIHLREELMIKYKFRGDTLTLVQDRPSFVPGHRVELPVAQFRFEDKLWKVYWKDSKDRWHLVEDIEPDENFEKQLKIVELDNRGLFWG from the coding sequence GTGCTGGACGCCTTCACTAAGAAGAAACTTGAAAAAGTGCTAGATAAATTTATTGATAGACAAATTCCAATACATCTTAGAGAAGAATTGATGATTAAATATAAGTTCAGAGGCGACACGTTAACACTAGTCCAAGATAGACCATCCTTCGTACCTGGGCATCGAGTGGAATTGCCAGTAGCACAATTCAGGTTTGAAGACAAACTATGGAAGGTTTATTGGAAAGACAGTAAGGATCGTTGGCATTTGGTTGAAGACATTGAGCCGGATGAGAATTTTGAAAAGCAATTAAAGATTGTGGAACTTGATAATAGAGGATTATTCTGGGGCTAA
- a CDS encoding MerR family transcriptional regulator, which translates to MSEPTSADNVLMDFDLLRKLIVGIGEVADISGVPQRQIRYWEDKGIIQSVKEGEGTTRKYDYLNIKKVLLVKDLLDDGYTLDAAARKVEERMKTINEVFARLSAQNSTP; encoded by the coding sequence TTGAGCGAGCCAACGTCGGCAGACAATGTGTTAATGGATTTTGATTTGTTGAGAAAACTGATCGTAGGAATCGGCGAAGTCGCGGATATTAGCGGTGTTCCCCAACGTCAAATTCGCTATTGGGAAGACAAAGGGATTATACAATCAGTCAAGGAAGGCGAAGGCACGACTAGAAAATATGATTATTTGAATATTAAAAAGGTGTTACTTGTTAAAGATCTGCTCGATGACGGGTACACGCTGGATGCCGCCGCCCGCAAGGTGGAGGAACGTATGAAGACGATTAACGAGGTTTTTGCCCGGCTATCAGCACAAAATTCTACGCCATAA
- a CDS encoding tautomerase family protein, giving the protein MPVIQVDHWVGFSDEQKKQWITALTDTTHNLFQIPTDKITVILRETELGNWGNGGVVASDPDFLNKSRAAATETK; this is encoded by the coding sequence ATGCCAGTTATTCAAGTCGATCATTGGGTAGGCTTTAGCGATGAACAGAAGAAACAATGGATCACAGCGCTTACTGATACAACTCATAATTTGTTCCAAATTCCTACGGATAAAATAACGGTCATTTTACGGGAGACTGAATTAGGTAACTGGGGGAACGGCGGCGTAGTTGCTTCTGATCCTGACTTCCTGAACAAGAGCCGGGCAGCTGCAACGGAAACAAAATAA